In Fusobacterium canifelinum, a genomic segment contains:
- the tsf gene encoding translation elongation factor Ts has translation MAVITAALVKELRERTGAGMLDCKKALESHDGDIEKSIDYLREKGIAKAVKKAGRIAAEGLIFDEATPDHKKAVILEFNSETDFVAKNEEFKEFGKKLVKIALERNVHQLEELNEAQVEGDKKVSEALTDLIAKIGENMSLRRLAVVVAKDGFVQTYSHLGGKLGVIVEMSGEPTDANLEKAKNIAMHVAAMDPKYLSEEEVTASDLEHEKEIARKQLEEEGKPANIIEKILTGKMHKFYEENCLVDQIYVRAENKETVKQYAGDIKVLSFERFKVGDGIEKKEEDFAAEVAAQING, from the coding sequence ATGGCCGTAATAACAGCTGCTTTAGTAAAAGAATTAAGAGAAAGAACAGGAGCAGGAATGCTTGATTGTAAAAAAGCATTAGAATCTCATGATGGAGATATAGAAAAATCAATAGACTACCTAAGAGAAAAAGGTATAGCTAAAGCTGTTAAAAAAGCAGGAAGAATTGCTGCTGAAGGATTAATTTTTGATGAAGCTACTCCTGACCATAAAAAAGCAGTTATCTTAGAGTTCAACTCTGAAACTGACTTTGTTGCTAAAAATGAAGAATTCAAAGAATTTGGTAAAAAATTAGTAAAAATTGCTTTAGAAAGAAATGTACACCAATTAGAAGAATTAAATGAAGCTCAAGTTGAAGGAGACAAAAAAGTTTCTGAAGCTTTAACAGATTTAATTGCTAAAATTGGTGAAAATATGAGTTTAAGAAGACTAGCTGTTGTAGTTGCAAAAGATGGTTTTGTTCAAACTTATAGCCACTTAGGTGGAAAATTAGGTGTTATAGTTGAAATGTCTGGAGAACCAACAGACGCAAATTTAGAAAAAGCTAAAAACATAGCAATGCATGTTGCAGCAATGGACCCTAAATACTTATCAGAAGAAGAAGTTACTGCTAGTGATTTAGAACATGAAAAAGAAATTGCTAGAAAACAATTAGAAGAAGAAGGAAAACCTGCTAACATAATTGAAAAAATATTAACAGGAAAAATGCATAAATTCTATGAAGAAAATTGTTTAGTAGATCAAATCTATGTAAGAGCTGAAAACAAAGAAACTGTTAAACAATATGCAGGAGATATAAAAGTTCTATCATTTGAAAGATTTAAAGTTGGAGATGGAATAGAAAAGAAAGAAGAAGATTTCGCTGCAGAAGTTGCTGCTCAAATCAATGGATAG
- the frr gene encoding ribosome recycling factor — translation MSIASDKLVKECEEKMLKTIEAVKEKFTAIRAGRANVSMLDGIRVENYGSEVPLNQIGTISAPEARLLVIDPWDKSLISKIEKAILAANIGMTPNNDGRIIRLVLPELTADRRKEYVKLAKNEAENGKIALRNIRKDINNHLKKLEKDKENPISEDELKKEETNVQTLTDKYVKEIDELLAKKEKEITTI, via the coding sequence ATGAGTATAGCTAGTGACAAACTTGTTAAAGAATGTGAAGAGAAAATGTTAAAAACTATTGAGGCAGTAAAGGAAAAATTTACAGCAATTAGAGCAGGGAGAGCAAATGTATCTATGCTTGATGGAATTAGAGTAGAAAACTATGGAAGTGAAGTTCCTTTAAATCAAATTGGAACTATATCTGCTCCAGAAGCAAGACTTTTAGTCATTGACCCTTGGGATAAATCACTAATTTCTAAGATTGAAAAAGCAATTCTTGCAGCCAATATAGGAATGACACCTAATAATGATGGTAGAATTATAAGACTTGTTTTACCAGAACTTACTGCTGATAGAAGAAAAGAATATGTTAAACTTGCTAAAAATGAAGCAGAAAATGGTAAAATTGCTCTTAGAAATATCAGAAAAGATATTAACAATCATTTAAAGAAATTAGAAAAAGATAAAGAAAACCCTATTTCTGAAGATGAATTAAAGAAAGAAGAAACAAATGTTCAAACTTTAACAGATAAATATGTTAAAGAAATTGATGAGCTTCTTGCTAAAAAAGAAAAAGAAATTACTACAATCTAG
- the rpsB gene encoding 30S ribosomal protein S2 codes for MSVVSMKQLLEAGVHFGHQAKRWNPKMAKYIFTERNGIHVIDLHKSLKKIEEAYEEMRKIAEDGGKILFVGTKKQAQEAIKEQAERSGMYYVNNRWLGGMLTNFSTIKKRIERMKELEKMDAEGILDSDYTKKEAAEFRKELSKLSKNLSGIRDMEKAPDAIYVVDVKMEELPVKEAHLLGIPVFAMIDTNVDPDLITYPIPANDDAIRSVKLITSVIANAIVEGNQGIENVEPQSEEANVEEGSVE; via the coding sequence ATGTCAGTTGTATCAATGAAACAATTATTGGAAGCTGGAGTTCACTTTGGGCATCAAGCTAAAAGATGGAATCCAAAAATGGCTAAGTATATTTTCACAGAAAGAAATGGAATTCATGTAATTGATTTACATAAATCTTTAAAGAAAATAGAAGAAGCTTATGAAGAAATGAGAAAAATAGCTGAAGATGGAGGAAAAATCTTATTTGTTGGAACTAAGAAACAAGCTCAAGAAGCTATTAAAGAACAAGCAGAAAGATCTGGAATGTACTATGTAAATAACAGATGGTTAGGTGGAATGCTAACAAACTTCTCTACAATCAAAAAGAGAATTGAAAGAATGAAAGAATTAGAAAAAATGGATGCTGAAGGAATCTTAGATTCAGACTACACTAAAAAAGAAGCTGCTGAATTTAGAAAAGAATTATCTAAACTTTCTAAAAACTTATCTGGAATTAGAGATATGGAAAAAGCACCAGATGCAATATATGTAGTAGATGTAAAAATGGAAGAATTACCAGTTAAAGAAGCTCACTTATTAGGTATCCCTGTATTTGCTATGATAGATACAAATGTGGATCCTGATTTAATAACTTATCCAATTCCTGCAAATGATGATGCTATAAGATCAGTAAAATTAATTACTTCTGTTATAGCTAATGCAATAGTTGAAGGAAACCAAGGAATAGAAAATGTAGAACCTCAATCAGAAGAAGCAAATGTTGAAGAAGGTTCAGTAGAATAA
- the pyrH gene encoding UMP kinase — protein sequence MESPFYKKILLKLSGEALMGEQEFGISSDVITSYAKQIKEISDLGVEVSIVIGGGNIFRGISGAAQGVDRVTGDHMGMLATVINSLALQNSIEKLGVPTRVQTAIEMPKVAEPFIKRRAQRHLEKGRVVIFGAGTGNPYFTTDTAAALRAIEMETDVVIKATKVDGIYDKDPVKYPDAKKYETVTYNEVLAKDLKVMDATAISLCRENKLPIIVFNSLVEGNLKKVVMGEHIGTTVVAD from the coding sequence ATGGAAAGCCCTTTTTACAAGAAAATCTTATTGAAACTAAGTGGAGAAGCCCTAATGGGAGAACAAGAGTTTGGAATTTCATCTGATGTTATCACTTCTTATGCAAAACAAATTAAAGAAATTTCTGACCTAGGTGTTGAAGTTTCTATTGTTATTGGAGGTGGAAATATATTCAGGGGTATTTCTGGTGCTGCACAAGGGGTAGATAGAGTTACAGGGGATCATATGGGTATGCTTGCTACTGTTATAAACTCTTTGGCACTACAAAATTCAATTGAAAAACTAGGTGTTCCTACTAGAGTACAAACTGCTATTGAAATGCCAAAAGTTGCAGAGCCTTTTATAAAAAGAAGAGCTCAAAGACATCTTGAAAAAGGTAGAGTAGTTATATTTGGAGCTGGAACTGGGAATCCATATTTCACAACAGACACAGCAGCCGCTTTAAGAGCTATTGAAATGGAAACTGATGTTGTTATAAAAGCTACAAAAGTTGATGGAATATATGATAAAGACCCTGTAAAATATCCTGATGCTAAAAAATACGAAACTGTTACATATAATGAAGTTTTAGCAAAAGATTTAAAAGTTATGGATGCCACTGCTATTTCACTTTGTAGAGAAAATAAATTACCTATAATTGTATTTAATTCTTTAGTTGAAGGTAACTTAAAGAAAGTTGTTATGGGTGAACATATTGGAACTACTGTTGTAGCAGATTAA
- a CDS encoding Asp23/Gls24 family envelope stress response protein, whose amino-acid sequence MSELGNIRIADDVVKTIAAKAAMDVEGVYKLAGGVVDEVSKMLGKKRPTNGVKVEVGEVECSIEIYLVIKYGYKIAEVAEEVQKAILEAVSSLSGLKVVEVNVYVQNVKMEEAEETTEEFED is encoded by the coding sequence ATGTCAGAATTAGGAAACATAAGAATAGCGGATGATGTAGTAAAAACAATAGCAGCAAAGGCAGCAATGGATGTAGAAGGTGTTTACAAACTAGCTGGTGGAGTTGTAGATGAAGTTAGTAAAATGTTAGGAAAGAAAAGACCAACTAATGGAGTTAAAGTTGAAGTTGGAGAAGTAGAATGCAGTATAGAAATTTATCTAGTTATTAAATATGGATACAAAATTGCAGAAGTTGCAGAAGAAGTTCAAAAGGCAATTTTAGAAGCAGTTTCTAGTTTAAGCGGATTAAAAGTTGTTGAAGTAAATGTTTATGTACAAAATGTAAAAATGGAAGAAGCAGAAGAAACAACTGAGGAATTTGAAGACTAA